The nucleotide sequence CGAGGTCAGGGTTTGATGTAACTTGACTAAGCTGATCTATATTAGCTAGATGGATTGATGTACTCTCCACTTTTAATGACTTATCAAATAAGTAATAATTTGCAAATTGGAACGGCATCGTGTCTTTGTGACGTCTCCTGCTGCAAAACCTCCCATTAGCGCGGGAGCTTCATGAGTAGCATCTGCAGATCTGATTGGCTGAATGCAACACTACGACACTTGATTGGTCACATACATCAAAATGAAACCCGTAGAATACAGTAGAGTACCCTGAAGTCATCATGGCATCAAAACGAAAGTATAAGACACATTTGAATTCCGTTGGGACTCAACAAGATACGCCAAGAACCTCGAAACACAGAAAACTTTCAATCTTAATTATGCtcatatcctcctgagacccagatttttattttatttttagtattttttcATGTCATTACATTGTTACCATAAGAAACAAAtggtaatatatatttatttttatttgttgaaaaaatatattttgttgataTGTATGGCCATGTTTACTGTAGTGGACTTCAGTTgtttaaaaagataaaaagacATGAAATTTAggcaaaaacaatgttttttttttcagtgaacaaTCAATTTGTAtgtttcatgattttttttaaccaaacttTGTATAAAGATGATTCTCATGTTAAGAATGATATAACGAAATGAATTAGAGGGAGGGAGTAATAATTGGAAACACTTTCATTATAATAGCTAACATGTCATAAGAATATTGATTTATCATTTCTTTCCCTATTCAGTTGTTGTGTCCTCCCAAAGTGCCTGATAACATGATTAAGTCCTGGTGTCCTCTACAGTGGCCCTGACTCCTGAGATGTTGATTTATGACAAACAATCTGAATATTTGTCAGATTTAAAtgataattacaaaatattatgatattctcataaGAGTGCTAAATTGAATCTCTAAATTATTAACAGTCATTTTTAAAGACCATGGAGAAGTTGTTGTCATGGTGAAACCtccaaacatttggtatctctgaaaagccgtGAATGTCCTCTTTACTGGACATCCTTGTCCTGTAAAACTGTCTATTCAGCAGTCTACAGTCTATTCCTGGTCCCGTGTAACGGTCATGCTCTGTTTGTCTTGGGTTTCACTCATCACATGTGTTTCCCTTTGTTCTATTTTCACACCACCATGGACATTCACTAATGATCACACCTGCTTGTATTTTGTTCATCATTCGTCTGTGTACTTAAGTTCCTGCTTGTGTTCAGTTCCTTGTCCTGTATTGTCTGTGTTTATGTTCACGCACTGTCTCTTGGAATATATTAATAAACCCTGTGTGACcttcttcatcttcatcttcattgAACCTGAAGAGTTACACCCAGGAGGATATTATGATTTAATGTAAGACAACAATGTTAAACATGAGACATCACAAGCACTTAACTACTGGATAGCAGTTACTTTAAGTTACTTAATTTTGTTTGTGCTGTATCCACAGAAACAGACAGAATTGTTATTCAAGAGATATCTTTATGCATCTCCAATTTCCTGAATAACTGTTTACAGAAGAAATGTTATACAAAGGTATGTAAATGAGGGAAAACCTTTTTTATGtacaatataacattttattagaaCCTAAATGTTCAACCAGAAGTTTGTGTTTGGATGGGCCTCGCACAGCTCTGTGCCCCAGACTGTGTTGGTGGACTGTTTATACAATGATATTTTGATTTCAGTACATTTGGCCTGTATATAAATActgctgttttatttttgcacttgTTTTGTGAAGCTGCACTTACCTTTGGTGTACATTTGTTTCGGATTCATTTTCCAAATCCTACTGAAGAGAAGAGCAAACAGGAAGGCAAAAAAGACAGTGAACAAGAGGACAGACAGGAAGatgatgtaaatgtaaatgaggaaGAGGAAGGAGAGGAAGATGATGGAAATGGACAAGAGGACAGAGAGGAAGACGATGGAAATGGACAAGAGGACAGAGAGGAAGACGATGGAAATGGACAAGAGGACAGAGAGGAAGATGATGGAAATGGacaagaggagagagaggaagatgATGGAAATGGAcaagaggacaggagaggaagacgATGGAAATGGAcaagaggacaggagaggaagatgATGGAAATGGACAAGAGGACAGAGAGGAAGATGATGGAAGTGGACAAGAGGACAGAGAGGAAGATGATGGAAATGGACAAGAGGACAGAGAGGAAGAAGAGGGAAGTGAACAAGAGGACAGACAGGAAGatgatgtaaatgtaaatgaggaaGAGGAAGGAGAGGAAGATGATGGAAATGGACAAGAGGAAGGAGAGGAAGACAATGGAAATGGACAAGAGGACAGAGAGGAAGACGATGGAAATGGACAAGAGGACAGAGAGGAAGATGATGGAAATGGACAAGAGGACAGAGAGGAAGATGATGGAAATGGACAAGAGGACAGAGAGGAAGACGATGGAAATGGACAAGAGGACAGAGAGGAAGATGATGGAAATGGACAAGAGGACAGAGAGGAAGACGATGGAAATGGACAAGAGGACAGAGAGGAAGATGATGGAAATGGACAAGAGGACAGAGAGGAAGATGATGGAAGTGGACAAGAGGACAGAGAGGAAGATGATGGAAGTGGACAAGAGGACAGAGAGGAAGATGATGGAAATGGACAAGAGGACAGAGAGGAAGAAGAGGGAAGTGAACAAGAGGACAGACAGGAAGatgatgtaaatgtaaatgaggaaGAGGAAGGAGAGGAAGATGATGGAAATGGACAAGAGGAAGGAGAGGAAGACAATGGAAATGGACAAGAGGACAGAGAGGAAGACGATGGAAATGGACAAGAGGACAGAGAGGAAGATGATGGAAATGGACAAGAGGACAGAGAGGAAGATGATGGAAATGGACAAGAGGACAGAGAGGAAGACGATGGAAATGGACAAGAGGACAGAGAGGAAGACGATGGAAATGGACAAGAGGACAGAGAGGAAGATGATGGAAATGGACAAGAGGACAGAGAGGAAGATGATGGAAGTGGACAAGAGGACAGAGAGGAAGATGATGGAAATGGACAAGAGGACAGAGAGGAAGAAGAGGGAAGTGGACAAGAGGACAGAGAGGAAGATGATGGAAATGGACAAGAGGACAGAGAGGAAGAAGAGGGAAATGGACAAGAGGACAGAGAGGAAGAAGAGGGAAATGGATAAGAGGACAGAGAGGAAGATGATGGAAATGGACAAGAGGACAGAGAGGAAGATGATGGAAATGGACAAGAGGACAGAGAGGAAGACGATGGAAGTGGACAATGACAAGAGAGGAGCAAAGGAAATGAAGATTCAAACCAAAGGAAGGTACTACTAAACAGAGTACATCCCTGTGGCTAGAGAGTAAGCACCATAATGAAGACTGGTGCCTGGGCTCAAAGGGCAATGACATAGACCAGGGACTGATGGCCATTAACCCACCTTTGGAAGTCACAAGAGCTCCAAGATCAGACAGAACATTCTGGAATGCATCTGAATGGAGGACTTTTTGTTGATTTATGTTTTGCCTGTTTTGAGTGGTGTTTTAAAAAGAAGTACTGGAGTCATCTTTTTGTATTAGTTTTTTCAGTGCACACTCTTCTTCAGGATGCCATCAAAGCAAGCCATGTGGATATGGCAGAACAAGCTCTTCGAAAAGTTTGTGTGTATCTTTGAGAAACTTTATGGTGCTACTGATGTTTCTTTCAATGTACATTTGTTAATGCACTTAGCAGCAAGTGTGGGCAACTGGGCACCACTGTGGGCAACATCCACATTTCCATTCAAATCCTTCAATGGAACTTTGCTTAAGTGTTTCAATGGAACAACGCATGTGTCAGATCAAGTAGTGAAGACATTCCTTAGGGTTAGGACTCTCTCAACCAAAGCAGGGACTACAATGCCAAATGCCAATGACAACATATTGAAATGATTTGACAAACTCCAAAGTACGTCTGGCTTAACAAAGAGGTCAAAGAAGTTTCAAGATAATGTCAGAGGTTTTGGTTGCCCACCGTTAACACAGTTAACAGTTAAGTGATGGAACATTCTGTGTTATTATGACCCCTGTGGCTGTCACGTGTGAGGATGGGGCATCACAAACAGATTCTGTGTTTTAGTAAAAGAGCTTGCCAAGAGTGGAGGCAAGCTTTATAGAGATGTTCAGCTAAATATATCCTCAACATTTATAAATGAAGTGTCTCATACCAATGATGTATTTGCTGTGCATCCTCAATCACGCAATGTAAATGTGTTCTGGTTAGGTCTAAGGACAAACTGAATGTCATTCCACTTCCAAACTATATTGAAAGAGACTAAAAGATTATTCCTGGGGAACTACTTCTGCAGCTTTACAGACATCAGTACCAATTGTTGTTTGGCTGTAGTGGTTAAACTGCCTCTTTCTGTACAGGAGAACACATGTTCTTGTGTGTTTCTATGGTGTGCTGTTGGTGTAAAATAACCATTAGTCATGGATTTttgtttattgtacattttaCCTCTTTGTAACATTGTATAAACTTATTAAAATACTTCAATCAcaattacaaatgttttaaatgggCTTTCAGTGCATGTATCATATGCTTTAATACTTTCTGAAAGCAATGAAGTGAATGCCAAGCATGAAGAAGTAAACTTAAAAATTACCCAAAAACTTCTTAAatactatataaaaatatactacaacttCTGGATATTTAATAATGTACTTTGAAAATATACTTTCAATGCATTGTTGCAATGATCATTTTCAGCACACagttaaaaatatacataaaatatattttgcagtaaaatgcaaataaatacaattttaaaaaataaacagaattttcacttcaagtatatttatctaaaatatatttttagaaaatatactaaagtacaattattttaaagtgtgttaaaagttgtattgtgaaaataggtaaaagcatgatgctaatatactttaaatatatttaaatattgtacatttttgatagtatatttgcaatatacaattgaaaaagataatatatttcaaattccttggacttcatggcttggtttgtgctctgacatgaactgttaactgtgggaccttatatagacaggtttgtgcctttccaaatcatgtccaatcaactgaatttaccacaggtggactccaatcaagttgtagaaacatctaaaagatgatcagtggaaacaggaagcacctgagctcaatattgagtgtcatggcaaagggtgtgaatacttctgtacatgtgatttatttagttaataaatttgcaaagatttcaaacaaacttctttcatgttgtcattatggggtattgtttgtagaatttgaggaaaataatgaatataatccattttggaataaggctgtaacataacaaaatgtggaacaaGTGCTGGGAATACTCTCCGGATGTACTGTATGTGGTAAGTGATTTGATCGCTCTGTTGTAGTTTCAGGAGCGCGTCCAAGTAGATGAAGGTTCACTTGAGAAGATCAGACTGGTGCTTCTTGGGAAAACTGGATGTGGGAAAAGTGCCACATGAAACACAATCATCGAATGTTCCAATTTTCCAGTTGCTCTCATTGGAAAGAATGCAGCTCAGAAGCCACATTGAGGAATGTTAAATATATGTCTGTGTTATCAACATCTGGACATGAAGAGGATGTTAAGGGCGTTTTCAGACATGTAGCTCGTttaaattgttacaatgttgcattttcttcttgaTTCGGTTTtctttcacaaggcaacattttaaaACCGACCAAAACTGTGTTAAAaaatgtcacatgtgagcaaactgTCCTCTTAttggtcaaatcaaatcaaatcactttattgtcacacatgtacacaagtgcaacagtaggtgaaattcttgtgtgcagttccgagcaacatatcagtgatgacagtgacgagacatataccaattacaataaacaacatatttacacaacacaatatacatatcaaatgtacacatacttacacaacacaataataatatacaatgtacagtagacaatacacaatatagatacacataatatagaatacacatacaataaaaagaaccgtgtgaggatgtgttggttcattccaaacttcctcagccgtctcaggaagaagaggcgctggtgagccttcttcacaacggcctcagtgtggacggaccatgtgagttcctcagtaatgtggacaccgaggaacttgaaactgctgactctctccaccggtgctccattaatggtgatggggctgtgttctccgtctttcttcctgaagtccatcacaagctccttggtcttactgatgttgagggagaggttgtgctgctgacaccagcgtgtcagagtgtgcacctcctctctgtaggctctttcatcattgtcagtgatcagacctaccaccgtcgtatcgtcagcaaacttaatgatggcattggagctatgtgttgccacacagtcatgtgtgtacagggaatacagcagtgggcagaacagagcagatgtaatctctgattagcctctcaaagcatttgctgatgatgggggtcagagcaacaggacgccagtcatttaagcaagtgattttaggacatctcccagtccgcatgATCAAAACgttcttgtagcgcagagtctgattggtccgaccagcactggatcgttctgagggcgggtgcttcccgtttcagtttctgcctgtaagtgggcagaagcagaacggaggAGTGGTCTGAtttgggggagggatttgtagccatcccggaaaggagaatagcaatgatccaaaacccggtcccctcgtgcgttgaagctgatgtgttggtggtatttcgGTGCTGTTGAGTTGAAggtggctttgttaaagtccccggcaacaatgaacgcagctcagggtgcgcggtttcctgctcacttcagttccctgagtgcccggtctgtgtcggcttgtggggggatgtacacagctgtgatgatgaccgctgtgaattccctcagcagccagaatggtcgacacagaagcatgagatattccagatcaggggagcagaaagacttgatgaaatgtacgttcctctgatcacaccatgatttgttgatcataaaacatacaccaccacctctgcttttacctgagaggtctttcgctctgtccgctcggtgcacggagaaccccgcgggttcgatggccgagtctggaatctccgcagccagccaggtttctgtaaggcagataacacagcaatccctcgtctctcgttggaaagagagccgtgctctcagcttgcagagcttgttgtccagagactgaacatttgccagtagtattctgggtagcgggggtcgatttgcacgacgtcttactctgatgagaacgccggctctttttccccttttccttctgcgtttccgtggccgggcagcccagacaaagggctctgctggcgtgtttgtaaacagtggtTTGTAAACAACAATGTCCAAAAAcgtttgtctgtcatatacaataaggagctcacaatgcagcagccatacttgGTGCCATCTTGAGTCGATAAGTCAGAAAGATTGTATGCTGTTCAGGTATTTAGTAGGGCTGGGAATCTATTAAAAAACTACACTACTCTCCTCAGAACTACAGAGTGgtcattcccataaaatatatCACATGCAGCAACATTATAAACATCAAGGTTGTCAAAAAGACTGGATGAGATCATCTTCAGAACTGAAGGCAATAGGCCAAAAGAAAGGCAGTTTCTTCATATGCACCAGCAAtagcaaaataaaatgttaaagtgcaagttgaaatttaaaatcatgttgacacacacacacacacacacacacacacacacacatgttgtgtttccatgttttatggggactttccatagacataatggtttttatactgtacaaactttatattctatcccctaaacctaaccctacccctaaacctgaccctcacagaaaactttctgcatttttacattttcaaaaaacataatttagtgtgatttataagctgttttcttcatggggacccacacatttcgggttttactatccttatgggacatttggtccccacaaagtgataaatgccTCCTGTTTGGTCAACATGGCAATTTTACTGTTGAATCCACAGTCGTGAAGAGAAACCGCGACTATTCTTTGCACACTGTGCGGCGTGCATTGCAGGTGTTCAAACGGTAGTATTGTCACGGCTGCCATCATGTCCCGAGCACTGTCCGTCCCAAGTGAAGTAAATTTTGCTCTACTTTCCCATCTTTGGCGACTTCCAAAAAATGTTCAGTGCATGCCTCCGCAAAGTGGCGCTCTGTGGTTTGACTCACAGTAAGGGCAAATGAACACAATCGCAACTCTGCTGTGATGACCAAGTAGTTGTCATTGCTCGCCCTTGAGCAAAACTACACCCATGTCCTTCTCCAACATGCCAGGATGACTCGGCTCGGCACACTCACAATAGCCACGGCAACAGAACGTCATTATTAAAACGGAGAATTTAGTGTTTGTGATTGAGGCAAAAAGTGCATTcaagtgttattttattttccacaCATTTCAAATGAATTGCAAAGATGAACACGTTAATTCCCCCAGCCCTAGTATTTATCTCTTATATCCAAATACCTGTTCAACTGATATACCTGCATAAACTCTCGACCTCAGTTTATGTCACGGATGTGCGAAAAACTTCCGTGTGGTACAGGATGCACGTTCCAGTCAGAGGTTGCACTGCAAATAAAATCTGTCTCTTGGATGGATATGAGTTGTAAAATGTACGTCATGGTTATTTTTATGCGTCATTAGCTGCTTttgggcggcacggtggtgcagcggttagcactgtcgcctcacagcaagaaggtcgtgggttcaaacccggcctttctgtgtggagtttgcatgttctccccgtgtctgcgtgggttctctccgggtactctggcttcctcccatcatccaaaagacatgcaggctaggttaattggtgtttCCAAAGAAATTGCCGTAGAtgtggatgtgagtgtgagtgtatgtctgtctatgtgtggccctgcgatggactggcgacctgtccagggtgtcccccgcctttcgcccaatgttagctgggataggctccagccccccgcgaccctgtacacaggataagcggttgacgatggatggatggatggatggattagctgcttttgcattatttctgcacaaACACATATCAGAACGACTGAAGCTGCGTACAGTAAACATGTTTTACATCTGTCATAAAGTTGCAAACATCATCCTAACTGTGTTTGTTTTGCCGCTATCCAAAAGAAAGAAGCGATTGTAATATTTATCTCAAGAATTATAAAGTAACTGCTATTTTAAACGTGCAATTATGTCTCATATATTCGGCAAAAGTCTCTATCCatgttttgatgatgaattacagcGACGTGCAGATCCATCAGGTATGTTCGTGGTTTTATAGGGATATTATTTGGTTTGTCGGTTTGCATTCTCTCCACAAGTGAACCGCTCCAGAGTTCGTTTGCAATAGTTCGAGACACCTCGTTCTGGAGGGCTCACACTGATTGTTTCGGTGCAGATCCGAGTGGGATTGccgtgttcatatatgcctaaatgAACCGAACCAAGAGAGAAAACATGCCAGGGtctgaaacaaatgctccaaactagtCAGGTGTCAAAACATCCTCAACCCTTGACACCCCATACAGGATgttttcaaaataacaaatattctgaaataaaatattcaaacacaatatctggactgctgtcattcagctttATAACGAACAACtgatcttatcttttaatattcatcacTTCGGTGTACCCAGTTTCTCCCCCTTGATCCTTGTTGGCACATTTCTCTTGGCTGGTCTTTGTCTCTTTGTCTCatgaagaatataaataacatgcttgctgtaataaacattgagtagattgaatataGACACTGTGTGTTGTTgttctttctacttccttcgcGAAGTCTTCAGagactcacgactgcacctcactgggtATGAACATAGAAAGACGGGACCGGGGAATTGGAGATATATTCCTAACAATATCCAAGTGCCATCAAATAATGAGCTCTATGAAGATCCCTCAGACCACACTACCTCTGCTGTCTCTGGGCCTCCAATGACTTTATCTTTGCCCACACATTATTTTTTGAATGTttaggatttttttcttttacaaagtAATATTGCTGCCGGCATGGAAATGTATAATAACTATTCCAAAAAAAAGTGAATTTCTTATATCACCAATGATCCCTTTAATTTTTGTTCTTAATGAGCAAAACCTTTCTCTATTGGGCGGACCTTTCGGCCACCTGAGCAAAAACATCCTCTATTGACCTTATGCACCAGAGAAACAAGCGTGCAGCCATCTTGAACATGTTGTCTTTGAACTTCCGTTGCAGCTGTAGCTCAATATATTTCTTTGGCAATGCTGTCAAAGGTAATTAACTGGCGACGTGGATTTACTTACTGTAGAGTAACCAAACGTTATCATGAGTATTGTAATGTGATCAGCGGTTGTTATAACAACTGTGAGTAGACCAGGAAGATTTTAAAGCGGTTCATTCATAGATCCACAATGAGCAGATTTTCATATCTCAAACTGAGAAAGAGGGAGGGGGATTGCTGCAATACAGCATTATGTTAcataaacacacgcacatatacatgTGAAACTGTACGTTATTTCTTTATTCCATGCTAAACAATTTTACTCACATtaagcatttaataaaatgtggtgtgacaaattaatttcaaaAAGTATAAGACTTTTTATACAGCTATACATTTTAGCACAAGTTATTAACAAGTTAGAACCTGAAAATAAAACCGAATTCCACGTTTAACAACGAAATGCTTGTATCATGAAAATAGTGCAGTGTGTGacagctgtctgaatgtgatctgtgATCCAGGTCCAGTTTACCTCCGTGGGTGTCGGAAAATGAACTTTTACAGTGGAAACAAAACACCCCACTATCTTTTTCCCGTAGTAAAGTATCATGTAGCATAACAGCATCACCTCTTGGGGAAAAATACTTTCTATGCTCCTGCACGTGACCCTTCTCCGTGGCTTCAATGCAAACCGGAAGTGAGAAGACAAAACACAGAAGAGCAAAAAGCTGAAAAGGGGCGGGCTGAAAATGTtgtggtgatgttgtgttcaacagcagggttggctggaaagacaaggagttcggtcttggctgggttgagttgaaggtggtgttccttcatccaggctgagatgtctgccagacaggcagcgattcgagcggtcactgtggtgtcgttgggcaggaaagacaagtagagtagTGTGTCAccggcatagcagtggtaagagaaaccatgtgactggatgatgggtcccagtgatgttgtgtatatggagaagagaagtggcccaagcactgagccctgaggtaccccagtaagtaactgatgtggcttacTGTGTCTGATGTCCAGTCACACACAGTTCCTCTGATACCCAGCaaggagagggtggagagtaggatctgatggttgactgtgtaaaaggcagcagaaaggtccagcagaataaGATGGGATGGTCTGgtttcagctttcgcctgtctcagcgactctgtgacagacagcagggcagtcatccagcagcttgttctgtgagagataggcggagatctgattgaaaactgccctttcagaTGAAGGTTCACATGAGCAGCAGATTCCTGAGAGAAAAGAACATTAACTGGGGTAAACTGGTGTATGGAAAAGGGCCATAAGAAACACCATAATCAGCAGAAATTGAATCTTCTATTGAATAAACTCTCAAATGAAACTTTGAACTTTGATGAAAGTTTGAGCTGGCAGATGAATTAGCACCATATGCAAGCTAAGTGCATTTGTAATATTCCTGTCCAATATAACTTGCACCAGAGCACAGAGAAAGTAATGCTTTgatgttacttttgaaatataataGTACTATTGTTTAATATCTAGAGCAGATGTATACAGTTTAATTTCGGTCGGGATATATCGGTCGGGCACTACTAGCTAATATTTATAATGGTCACTGTTATTGGCTAACTTTCTTAACCGTGTAGTATCTGACTCACATTACAAAATTACACATTTAGATGCTCTAGCATTCAATATTGTTCACTCGAGTCAGCACAGCTTGAGCACAATTAGCACACAATTACCCAGGTGGAAACACTAAGAGCCAAAATTGATCACACCAATCAGAACCTTCAATAGAGAGATAAAAGGGTCTGAGTTAGTTCATTCAGTTTTGGAACAATGGATTCAGAGAGACAGGAAGGAAGAAGTCAAGTACAccggagaggaggaggaggaggtggaagagacgaaggaaggaaggagacacattctccTTTTTTATTGTGGGTGGATGATCTTGGGCAGCATCTGACCTTTTCAACAGCTGGTTGACTTTACCTTATTAATACCCAGGCATAGTGTTATGGTCGGGTCAGCTAGTACAGTATAACAACATATTTTAGCTTCTTTGTCTCATAGTCTGTCTCCAGTCCCACTTCCCATTTTACCATGAGACAAAGAAGCTAAAATATGTTGTTCTGACCACAGAGTGCTGGGAAAATGGATGAATGACTGCCACTTACACTGTGTAGGTTGGGTGTCGAGGATTTTTGGGAACATCAGTGCAGCGCCTATTGAAAGACATCGTTGCATCAGAATTTAAGAAGTCTCTCACATCGCTTTCTTACTTAACCCGTTGTTTAGACTGATGTGTAGATAAGAATATCTTATAATATTAGTGCAGCTAGAGGGTGTAGTGAGAACTGCACACCGGGGCAGCAGTAATTTTGTTCTGGGCATTTGCATGTGGTGATTTTTATCACATACCACTtaaggggtgtgtgtgtatgtgtgttagatgCCCCCATACACCACCTTTATTAGCTAAGTAATTTCACCTTAACAGTAATAAAATGAGCTGAGTGACCATTGGAGGGAGGTGGTCATCTGAGTAatctgaaggatttgtgagaTTCAGCCTAACATTTAGGGCACTTCTGTATCAGTAATCCTGAACTCCTGGAGCTCCAAGAGGGTCCTTGGAATCTGTAATGCGCAGATGAAGCCCTGATAATGGTGCAGAAGTTCCTATACAGTCTGGAACATGCAGAATTGAAGGAAACTTGAATAGATGTTTGCTCGCCAGAGCTTAACCTTGTCGCTGGTTGTTTCTCCCTTGTATAGGAACTGCAAACTTGATGTTGGCTTTTGACATCAGAGGTGACAGTGTGGTCCTTCCTTCCTTCTCAGTGCAGAGAACtctggtgatgggggcgtggcaGAGCGActtctgtggagagcgaggccgagCGAGTGAGTGCGTTAAGGATTGACTCCTGTGTgtaatcacctctaacagctgttttgtgtttgcagtgagatcGAAGAGGGATTTAAAGGGCAATTCAGCCGAGCCTGAACTTGAGTGTGTGGtggaaaagaaatgtaaaaataaagaaatacgaGAACT is from Xyrauchen texanus isolate HMW12.3.18 chromosome 8, RBS_HiC_50CHRs, whole genome shotgun sequence and encodes:
- the LOC127648219 gene encoding high mobility group nucleosome-binding domain-containing protein 5-like, which encodes MEMDKRTGEEDDGNGQEDREEDDGSGQEDREEDDGNGQEDREEEEGSEQEDRQEDDVNVNEEEEGEEDDGNGQEEGEEDNGNGQEDREEDDGNGQEDREEDDGNGQEDREEDDGNGQEDREEDDGNGQEDREEDDGNGQEDREEDDGNGQEDREEDDGNGQEDREEDDGSGQEDREEDDGSGQEDREEDDGNGQEDREEEEGSEQEDRQEDDVNVNEEEEGEEDDGNGQEEGEEDNGNGQEDREEDDGNGQEDREEDDGNGQEDREEDDGNGQEDREEDDGNGQEDREEDDGNGQEDREEDDGNGQEDREEDDGSGQEDREEDDGNGQEDREEEEGSGQEDREEDDGNGQEDREEEEGNGQEDREEEEGNG